Within Candidatus Rokuibacteriota bacterium, the genomic segment CCCCAGGAGCAGGTTGAAGCCGAGGGCGGCGATGGCGAAGATCAGGCCGTAGGAAAGCAGGATCGTCTGGTACGGAGGGATGACGTACGGCAGGACGACGAGCATGGCGGCGATGGGGACGACGTACGCGGCGATCGGTTTCATCGCACTCGCCCCAAGGAGATCCGGGGGACCCTCATGCCCGGCCGAAGAGCCCGGCGGGCCGGACGAGGAGCACGATGGCCGCGATGAGGTAGAGGACCGCGAGCTCGATCTCCGCGAAGTACATGATCCCCAGCGTGCGCACGACCCCGACGATGATCGCGCCGACGAGCGCCCCCTCCAGGCTCCCGAGGCCGCCCACCACGACGACGACGAAGGCCAGGACGAGGGCCTCGATCCCCATCCCCAGGACGGCCCCGGAGATGGGCATGATAACCGCCCCGCCGAGGCCCGCCATGAAGCAGCCGATGGTGAAGGCCTGAACGTAAACGCGCTTGACGTTTACTCCGAGGGCGGAAGCCATGCGCATGTCCTGCGAGGTTGCCCGGAGGATGACCCCGAACTTCGTCCGGTACACGACGGCCCAGAGGGCGAGCGCGGCCGTGAACCCGATGGCGATGACCAGGATGTTGTAGTTCGGGTAGACGGCGCCGAAGATCGTCGAGCTGCCCAGGAGGTCCGGGAGCGCGCCCGACGTGAGCGGGTGGGGGCCCCAGAGCAGGTGCATGGCGTCCTCCAGGATCAGCAGGAGTCCGAAGGTGATCAGGAGCTGATACTCCTCGGCGCGCCTGTAGAGCGGCCGGAGCAGGGTGGGCTCGAGGATCGCCCCGACGGCCGCCACCGCGATCGCGCCGCTCAGCAGGAGGAGGAACAGGGGCGGTCCGGACATCGGGCCGACGA encodes:
- a CDS encoding branched-chain amino acid ABC transporter permease encodes the protein MDILAAQILNSLFYASILFLIASGLTLVYGVMRIVNLAHGNLYALGAYVTGWVMGLLVGPMSGPPLFLLLLSGAIAVAAVGAILEPTLLRPLYRRAEEYQLLITFGLLLILEDAMHLLWGPHPLTSGALPDLLGSSTIFGAVYPNYNILVIAIGFTAALALWAVVYRTKFGVILRATSQDMRMASALGVNVKRVYVQAFTIGCFMAGLGGAVIMPISGAVLGMGIEALVLAFVVVVVGGLGSLEGALVGAIIVGVVRTLGIMYFAEIELAVLYLIAAIVLLVRPAGLFGRA